In a single window of the Bacteroidota bacterium genome:
- a CDS encoding GyrI-like domain-containing protein, translated as MKALKFTFIVILILVSLFLIVALFLPSKVHLERSLEMTCPASEIFEEVNNLQNWCSWSPFEEQDTAMRFAFEGPESDVGAVMKWTSPVDGAGKLTIVESIRPTYIKAALDFMEAGKAECVWKFTESDTGTKVVWSLDIGDLSYPIGRYYGLAMPGMMKKTYDLGLTNLKNLCENLPEIEGVKIIRIDAQQVLFIKDSSDASGIGLKMTEMYGELMAYMSDKKIEIAGHPYAAFYTWDPTKPFVFDAGIPVRSPVQGEGRVKAGEIHAGKVILAPFYGPYEKTGELHVTIQKYLELKKLSYTGPPWEVYVTDPKTETDTSKWLTLIYYRLQ; from the coding sequence ATGAAAGCTTTAAAATTTACATTTATTGTCATTCTCATTTTAGTTAGTCTGTTTTTAATTGTTGCTTTGTTTCTACCTTCAAAGGTTCATTTAGAAAGATCTCTGGAGATGACATGTCCGGCCTCAGAAATATTTGAAGAGGTTAATAATCTGCAGAACTGGTGTTCCTGGTCACCATTCGAGGAGCAAGATACAGCAATGAGATTTGCGTTTGAAGGACCAGAGTCCGATGTAGGCGCTGTGATGAAATGGACAAGTCCCGTAGACGGTGCAGGTAAATTGACTATTGTTGAAAGCATACGGCCAACATACATTAAAGCTGCCCTTGACTTCATGGAAGCTGGAAAGGCCGAATGCGTATGGAAATTTACCGAATCCGATACAGGTACAAAGGTTGTATGGTCTTTAGATATCGGAGATTTATCTTATCCCATTGGGAGATATTATGGGCTTGCTATGCCTGGTATGATGAAAAAGACTTACGACCTTGGATTGACAAACTTGAAAAATCTTTGCGAGAATTTACCGGAGATAGAAGGTGTAAAAATAATCAGGATTGATGCCCAACAGGTTCTGTTTATAAAAGACTCTTCGGATGCTTCTGGAATTGGTCTCAAAATGACTGAAATGTATGGTGAATTGATGGCGTATATGTCGGACAAAAAAATTGAGATTGCAGGTCATCCTTATGCCGCATTTTATACTTGGGATCCGACAAAACCCTTTGTTTTTGATGCAGGGATACCAGTTAGAAGTCCTGTACAAGGCGAGGGCAGAGTGAAAGCTGGTGAAATACACGCCGGTAAAGTGATTCTTGCTCCTTTTTATGGACCTTATGAAAAAACTGGTGAGCTGCACGTTACCATTCAAAAATATCTTGAGCTGAAAAAATTGAGCTATACCGGTCCACCTTGGGAAGTGTATGTTACAGATCCAAAAACTGAAACAGATACTTCAAAATGGCTTACACTAATCTATTACAGACTTCAGTGA